A genomic region of Nymphaea colorata isolate Beijing-Zhang1983 chromosome 2, ASM883128v2, whole genome shotgun sequence contains the following coding sequences:
- the LOC116247768 gene encoding light-regulated protein, chloroplastic-like, which yields MQVALSLSTSISITRNKNSLPCSTAKPRKNAILLRPRITAAAAESVSVDYSSATSVFPAEACDVVGGEACAANMYPEVKPREEMASSRGRQNAMEEVDREYLEYNEPTTVFPDEACDDLGGEFCEAEYQKGGRR from the exons ATGCAGGTTGCTTTGAGTCTTTCCACATCGATTTCAATCACAAGAAATAAAAACTCTCTACCATGTTCGACTGCCAAGCCGAGGAAGAATGCTATTCTACTGCGCCCACGAATCACCGCGGCTGCTGCTGAATCTGTCTCAGTCGACTATAGCTCTGCAACCTC CGTCTTTCCAGCAGAAGCATGTGATGTGGTAGGAGGAGAAGCATGTGCTGCCAACATGTATCCTGAGGTGAAGCCCAGAGAAGAGATGGCCAGCAGCAGAGGACGCCAAAATGCCATGGAGGAAGTTGACCGAGAATACTTGGAATACAATGAGCCCACGAC GGTGTTTCCAGATGAGGCCTGCGATGATCTCGGTGGGGAATTCTGTGAAGCAGAGTACCAGAAGGGAGGTCGTAGATGA